A section of the Acidobacterium capsulatum ATCC 51196 genome encodes:
- the tpiA gene encoding triose-phosphate isomerase: MRKPVIAANWKMYKTPAQAQEFVTAFLPLVAGQDRAEIVLCPSATSLATVVAAVGGSGIAVGGQNIHQAEEGAYTGETSAQMLTALKVSHVIIGHSERRQYFCETDEIVNQKVHTALKHGLTPILCIGELLEEREAGKTEEVLLKQASIALKGISAEQAKQIVVAYEPVWAIGTGKTATPEMAGEAHFMIRTEIARLQGREVADAIRILYGGSVKPDNAASLLNQPEIDGALVGGASLVAESFAKIVKF; the protein is encoded by the coding sequence ATGCGTAAACCTGTCATCGCTGCCAATTGGAAGATGTACAAGACTCCTGCCCAGGCGCAGGAGTTCGTCACCGCGTTTCTGCCCCTCGTTGCTGGCCAGGATCGCGCCGAAATCGTGCTGTGCCCCTCGGCCACTTCGCTGGCCACGGTGGTGGCGGCGGTCGGCGGCTCCGGAATTGCCGTGGGCGGCCAGAACATTCACCAGGCCGAAGAAGGCGCCTACACCGGCGAGACCTCGGCGCAGATGCTGACGGCGCTGAAGGTTTCGCACGTCATCATTGGCCACTCGGAACGCCGGCAGTACTTCTGCGAGACCGACGAGATCGTGAATCAGAAGGTACACACCGCGCTGAAGCATGGGCTGACGCCGATTCTGTGCATCGGTGAGTTGCTGGAAGAGCGTGAAGCCGGCAAGACCGAAGAAGTGCTGCTGAAGCAGGCGTCGATTGCACTGAAGGGCATCTCTGCCGAGCAGGCGAAGCAGATCGTTGTCGCCTATGAGCCGGTATGGGCGATTGGCACCGGCAAGACGGCTACGCCGGAGATGGCCGGTGAAGCACACTTTATGATTCGCACCGAAATTGCCCGCCTGCAGGGACGCGAAGTGGCCGATGCCATCCGCATTCTGTATGGCGGCAGCGTGAAGCCGGACAATGCGGCTTCCCTGCTCAACCAGCCGGAGATTGATGGCGCGCTGGTGGGCGGAGCGAGCCTGGTGGCGGAGTCATTTGCGAAGATTGTGAAGTTTTAG
- a CDS encoding BrnA antitoxin family protein, with translation MKKKIPEFKSEEEEFAFWSKADSTEFVDWSKAEHKKLPNLKPTLRTISVRLPVAMVEDLKILAHQRDVPYQSLMKIYLADRIDQERKRKRA, from the coding sequence ATGAAGAAAAAAATCCCTGAGTTCAAAAGTGAAGAGGAAGAATTTGCATTCTGGTCGAAGGCGGACTCCACTGAGTTTGTGGATTGGTCCAAGGCAGAGCATAAAAAACTGCCCAACTTGAAACCGACCCTTCGCACGATCTCCGTACGACTGCCCGTAGCGATGGTCGAAGACCTGAAGATTCTGGCTCACCAGCGGGATGTGCCCTATCAGTCGCTGATGAAGATCTATCTCGCTGACCGGATCGATCAGGAGCGCAAGCGAAAGCGCGCGTGA
- a CDS encoding metallophosphoesterase family protein codes for MRIGVISDTHGLLRPEALEALAGVEHILHAGDVGGIEILERLRTVAPVTAIRGNVDGFGPCAQLPETEVAELGGQTIYMLHDALALDLNPEAAGFAAVVSGHSHQPKMEWRKGVLFFNPGSAGPRRFSLPISVGFLTIENGAMTPELKTLG; via the coding sequence ATGCGCATTGGGGTGATCTCAGACACGCACGGACTGCTGCGCCCCGAGGCGCTGGAGGCGCTCGCCGGGGTGGAGCACATTCTGCATGCGGGCGATGTGGGCGGCATCGAGATTCTGGAGCGGCTGCGGACGGTGGCTCCGGTAACGGCGATTCGCGGCAACGTGGATGGCTTTGGGCCATGCGCGCAACTGCCGGAGACCGAAGTAGCCGAGCTGGGCGGGCAGACGATCTATATGCTGCACGATGCGCTGGCGCTCGATCTGAATCCGGAGGCGGCGGGCTTTGCCGCGGTTGTCAGCGGGCATTCTCATCAACCCAAGATGGAGTGGCGGAAGGGCGTGCTGTTTTTCAATCCGGGCAGCGCGGGGCCGCGGCGGTTTTCGCTGCCGATTTCGGTGGGGTTTCTGACGATCGAGAATGGGGCGATGACGCCTGAGCTGAAGACGCTCGGGTAA
- a CDS encoding phosphoglycerate kinase — translation MSKLSIRDLDLAHKHVFMRVDFNVPLSEDGSEITDDTRIRETLPTIEYALRHKAKLILASHLGRPKGKVNPKYSLRPVVDRLRTLLDHDVTSRVNVAFSPDCVGDVAKELSLQLESGQVLLLENLRFHAEEEANDPEFARKLASLCEIYVNDAFGSAHRAHASTEGITHFVKQSAAGLLMEKELEYLGKALEAPAKPFVAIIGGAKVSDKIKVIDNLLNKVDALLIGGGMAYTFLKSQGQDVGKSLVEADKLDIAKAALDKAKEKGVRFLLPVDHILADKFAADAATQTFEGTGAFPAEWMALDIGPKSIELFTKEIAAADTIVWNGPMGVFEMPAFAKGTTAVAQAVADNVDAVSIIGGGDSVAAVKQAGVADKIKHISTGGGASLEFLEGKKLPGVEALTEK, via the coding sequence ATGTCGAAGCTTTCGATTCGCGACCTCGATCTTGCCCACAAGCACGTCTTCATGCGCGTGGACTTCAATGTGCCGCTCAGTGAAGATGGCTCGGAGATCACCGACGATACCCGCATTCGCGAGACGCTGCCCACCATTGAGTACGCGCTGCGCCACAAGGCCAAACTGATTCTGGCCTCGCACCTGGGCCGCCCCAAGGGCAAGGTGAACCCCAAGTACAGCCTGCGTCCGGTGGTGGACCGCCTGCGCACGCTGCTGGACCATGACGTGACGAGCCGCGTGAATGTGGCCTTCTCGCCGGATTGCGTGGGCGATGTGGCCAAGGAGCTGTCGCTGCAACTGGAATCGGGCCAGGTGCTGCTGCTCGAAAACCTGCGCTTTCACGCCGAAGAAGAAGCCAACGATCCCGAGTTTGCCAGGAAGCTGGCGTCTCTGTGCGAGATTTATGTGAATGACGCCTTTGGCAGCGCACACCGCGCCCATGCGTCCACCGAAGGCATTACGCACTTTGTGAAGCAGTCAGCGGCCGGCCTGCTGATGGAAAAGGAACTCGAATACCTCGGCAAGGCGCTGGAAGCTCCGGCCAAGCCGTTTGTGGCCATCATTGGCGGCGCCAAGGTTTCGGACAAGATCAAGGTGATCGACAACCTGCTGAACAAGGTGGATGCGCTGCTGATTGGCGGCGGCATGGCATACACCTTCCTGAAGTCGCAGGGGCAGGACGTGGGCAAGTCTCTGGTCGAAGCCGACAAGCTCGACATTGCGAAGGCCGCGCTCGACAAGGCGAAGGAAAAGGGCGTGCGCTTCCTGCTGCCGGTGGATCACATTCTGGCCGACAAGTTTGCCGCTGACGCCGCGACGCAGACCTTTGAAGGCACTGGGGCCTTTCCTGCCGAGTGGATGGCGCTGGATATCGGCCCGAAGTCCATTGAGCTGTTCACCAAGGAAATTGCCGCGGCTGACACGATTGTGTGGAACGGTCCGATGGGCGTCTTTGAGATGCCGGCCTTTGCCAAGGGCACCACGGCGGTGGCCCAGGCGGTGGCCGACAATGTGGATGCCGTATCGATTATCGGCGGCGGCGATTCCGTGGCCGCAGTGAAGCAGGCCGGTGTGGCGGACAAGATCAAGCACATTTCCACGGGCGGCGGCGCGAGCCTGGAATTTCTGGAAGGCAAGAAACTGCCGGGCGTGGAAGCGCTGACGGAGAAGTAA
- a CDS encoding BrnT family toxin, protein MNERLPKDPLESCVGFEWDEWNAKKNWDRHAVTPEEAEDVFFNDPLIVRSESPSKGREKRYWALGQTSNGRRLFVVFTVRRKLVRVISVRDQNRRENEAYSRYEEKNP, encoded by the coding sequence GTGAACGAGCGGCTGCCCAAAGATCCCCTGGAGTCCTGCGTTGGATTTGAATGGGACGAGTGGAACGCAAAGAAGAATTGGGATCGCCATGCTGTCACTCCTGAAGAAGCAGAGGACGTGTTCTTCAACGATCCGCTAATTGTGCGCAGCGAATCGCCTTCGAAAGGCCGGGAAAAGCGTTATTGGGCGCTTGGGCAGACATCGAACGGGCGAAGGTTATTTGTCGTCTTTACCGTGCGCCGCAAGCTGGTCCGGGTGATATCGGTTCGTGATCAGAACCGCAGAGAAAACGAGGCATACTCGCGCTATGAAGAAAAAAATCCCTGA